Proteins from one Juglans microcarpa x Juglans regia isolate MS1-56 chromosome 1S, Jm3101_v1.0, whole genome shotgun sequence genomic window:
- the LOC121245772 gene encoding peroxidase 73-like produces the protein MFRFNHLVVLSLCIIISSCLFPYPTAAKLQRNYYANTCPDVENIVKEAVRKKFQQTFVTVPATIRLFFHDCFVQGCDASVIIASTANNKAEKDHSDNLSLAGDGFDTVIKAKAAVDAVPRCKNKVSCADILAMATRDVIQLSGGPSYAVELGRLDGLSSTAASVNGKLPSPTFNLDQLTSMFNANGLSQKDMIALSAAHTVGFSHCSRFANRIYNFSTKNPVDPALNMAYAAQLQSACPKNVDPRIAINMDPNTAQSFDNMYFKNLVQGMGLFSSDQVLFTDARSRPFVNRWARNSTAFQQVFVNAMTRLGRVGVKKGANGNIRRDCATFN, from the exons ATGTTTCGGTTTAATCATTTGGTAGTGTTGTCCCTTTGCATCATCATCAGTTCGTGCCTCTTCCCTTACCCAACAGCAGCAAAACTACAACGAAATTACTATGCCAATACCTGCCCCGATGTCGAAAACATTGTTAAAGAAGCCGTCAGAAAGAAATTTCAACAAACCTTTGTTACAGTTCCTGCAACCATCCGTCTCTTCTTCCATGACTGCTTTGTccag ggTTGTGATGCGTCGGTGATAATAGCATCCACTGCAAATAACAAGGCAGAGAAGGACCACTCCGACAATCTTTCACTGGCGGGAGATGGATTCGACACAGTAATCAAAGCCAAAGCAGCTGTTGATGCAGTCCCAAGATGCAAGAATAAGGTCTCTTGTGCTGACATACTCGCAATGGCGACTCGAGATGTGATTCAACTG TCGGGTGGACCTTCATATGCTGTTGAGTTGGGAAGGTTGGATGGGCTAAGTTCAACGGCTGCAAGTGTAAATGGGAAGCTGCCTTCGCCAACCTTCAATTTAGATCAGCTCACTTCCATGTTTAATGCCAATGGGCTCTCCCAAAAGGACATGATTGCTCTCTCAG CGGCTCACACGGTCGGATTCTCTCATTGTAGTAGGTTTGCAAACCGGATATACAATTTTAGCACTAAAAATCCTGTAGACCCAGCACTAAACATGGCGTATGCGGCTCAACTTCAATCGGCCTGCCCGAAGAATGTGGACCCAAGAATTGCAATCAACATGGACCCAAACACGGCCCAGAGCTTTGATAATATGTACTTCAAAAATCTTGTGCAGGGAATGGGCCTCTTCAGCTCGGACCAAGTTCTATTCACAGACGCAAGGTCCAGGCCCTTTGTGAATAGATGGGCAAGAAATTCGACGGCCTTCCAGCAAGTCTTCGTCAACGCCATGACCAGATTAGGCCGGGTCGGAGTCAAGAAGGGCGCCAATGGGAATATCCGTCGTGATTGTGCTACTTTCAATTGA